DNA sequence from the Egibacteraceae bacterium genome:
GGGGACGACTGGCCGCGCTGGAGGAAGCACCGCTGGGCGAGCACCCCGACGTCCTCGACGAGGTCCACCGGGCACTCGTGGCGGAGCTGGGGAGTCTTGCCGAGACCCGTGCCGAAGGGACCTCCCCGCGTGCCGGCACCTAGTTGCCGGCGATGGCGCGACGTCGCGCACGGCTGGACGCCGAGCTCGTTCGCCGGGGGCTGGCGGGCAGCCGTGGTGAGGCCGCGCAGCTCATCGCGGCCGGCCGTGTGACCGTCGGGGGCGCCCCGGCGCTGAAGACCGCGACGCAGGTCGCCCCGGACGCGGCGCTGGTGGTCGCCGCCCCGCCGAGCGCGTACGCCTCCCGCGGGGGGCACAAGCTCGCGGGCGCGCTGAGCGAGCTCGACATCGCCGTGCGGGGGCGCCACTGCCTGGACGCGGGCGCGTCGACCGGGGGGTTCACCGACGTCCTCCTCCAGGGCGGCGCCGCGCGGGTGGTGGCCGTGGACGTGGGCTACGGCCAGCTCGTGTGGCGGGTGGCCAGCGACCCGCGCGTGGTGGTGCTCGACCGGACGAACGTGCGCCACCTCGTCGCCGCGCAGGTGCCGCGGCCGCCCCCCGACCTGGTGACGGCCGACCTGTCGTTCATCTCGTTGACGCTGGTGGTGGCACCGCTGGCTGCGCTGGCCGCGGCGTCGGCCGACCACCTGCTGCTCGTCAAGCCACAGTTCGAAGCGGGGCGGGGACGGGTCGGCAAGGGCGGTGTGGTGCGCGACCCCGCGGTGTGGGCCGAGGCCCTGTCCCGGGTGGTCGGGGAGGCCGGGGACGTCGGGCTGGGCCTGGCGGGGGCGTGCCCGTCGCGGCTGCCCGGTCCGGCCGGCAACGTCGAGTTCTTCGTGCATCTGCGCGCCGACGCCGACCGCGCGCCCGGAGCCGTCGTCGACGCGGCCGTGGAGGCCGGCCGTCATGTGGCCGGTGAGGCATGAGCGTGGACCCGGGGTCCACCCTGGCATGGGGGCCGCCCGCCACGGTCGGGCTGGTGGTGCACGGCGGGCGCGTCAACGCCCGGGCCGCCGCCGCGGACTGCGTCGCCGCGCTGCGGGACGCCGCCATCCGGGTGGTCGGGTGCGCCGGCGACGGCTGGGAGGGCGGCACGCCCGAGCTGGCCCCGGTGCGCGCCGCCGTCGAGGTGCGGGAGCCCGACGCCTTCGACGCGGACCTCGACGTCGTGGTGGTGCTCGGCGGCGACGGCACGTTCCTGCGGGCGGCGTGGCTCGTCCGCGGTCGGGGCGTCCCGTTGC
Encoded proteins:
- a CDS encoding TlyA family RNA methyltransferase, producing MARRRARLDAELVRRGLAGSRGEAAQLIAAGRVTVGGAPALKTATQVAPDAALVVAAPPSAYASRGGHKLAGALSELDIAVRGRHCLDAGASTGGFTDVLLQGGAARVVAVDVGYGQLVWRVASDPRVVVLDRTNVRHLVAAQVPRPPPDLVTADLSFISLTLVVAPLAALAAASADHLLLVKPQFEAGRGRVGKGGVVRDPAVWAEALSRVVGEAGDVGLGLAGACPSRLPGPAGNVEFFVHLRADADRAPGAVVDAAVEAGRHVAGEA